From Crassaminicella indica, one genomic window encodes:
- a CDS encoding spore germination protein, with the protein MLRILKDKILGTNSKKQSNKTKDIKLTKSLEENIDSFKKVFEPNETIIFRRVESKDWDKLKCCLIFIDGMVDKIDIHENIILPMMNSKPLQKIGEQNILDILERKIINASGIKKEKDANEMMMSILSGSSVILVEGYCEGLIIDTKGCEKRSITEPTSEQVVRGPREGFTESIIPNLALIRKRILSPDLKFNFMEIGVRTKTKVCICYIEGLANEKIVREVQKRLDDIQIDAILESGYIEEFIKDAPLSPFATVGNTERPDIVVANLLEGKIGIVVDGTPFVLTLPYLFIEYFQANEDYYNNYIYSSINRLLKVFAFFLSTSVPAIYVALVTFHQEMIPTPLILSISAAREGVPFPTIIEALLMLLAFELLREGGVRLPAPIGSTIGFVGAIILGQAAVDARFVSAPIVIVTALTGITNFLIPKMIGPMIVIRTIFLFLSAFLGLYGYIFGIIGLFIHLMAIRSFGIPYMTNIGSVKMQDIKDTAIRAPWWYMYYRPKLIGGKNPIRKKDSQIPEKR; encoded by the coding sequence ATGCTTAGAATATTAAAAGATAAGATTTTAGGAACTAATAGTAAAAAACAGTCTAATAAAACAAAGGATATAAAATTAACAAAATCTCTTGAGGAAAATATAGATTCATTTAAAAAAGTATTTGAGCCTAATGAAACCATTATTTTTAGAAGAGTAGAAAGCAAAGATTGGGATAAGCTAAAGTGTTGTCTGATTTTTATTGATGGAATGGTGGATAAAATAGATATTCATGAAAACATAATATTACCTATGATGAATAGTAAGCCTTTACAGAAAATAGGAGAACAAAATATTTTAGATATATTAGAAAGAAAAATCATTAATGCTTCAGGTATAAAAAAAGAAAAAGATGCTAATGAAATGATGATGAGTATTTTATCTGGAAGTAGCGTTATTTTGGTTGAAGGGTATTGTGAAGGCTTGATCATAGATACAAAAGGATGTGAAAAAAGATCTATTACTGAGCCTACATCAGAGCAAGTAGTGCGAGGACCAAGAGAAGGGTTTACAGAATCTATTATACCGAATTTAGCACTAATCAGAAAGAGAATATTAAGTCCTGATTTAAAATTTAATTTTATGGAAATAGGCGTTAGAACGAAAACAAAGGTATGTATATGTTATATAGAAGGATTAGCAAATGAAAAAATTGTAAGAGAAGTACAAAAAAGATTAGATGATATTCAAATTGATGCAATACTTGAATCTGGATATATAGAAGAATTCATAAAAGATGCTCCATTATCACCCTTTGCTACAGTTGGAAATACAGAAAGACCAGATATTGTTGTTGCTAATCTTCTTGAGGGGAAAATTGGGATTGTGGTTGATGGTACACCATTTGTATTAACACTACCTTATTTGTTTATCGAATATTTTCAAGCAAATGAAGATTACTACAATAATTACATATATTCTTCTATAAATAGATTGCTTAAAGTATTTGCATTTTTTTTATCAACAAGTGTACCAGCTATTTATGTTGCTTTAGTAACATTTCATCAGGAAATGATACCGACTCCCCTTATTTTAAGTATTTCAGCAGCAAGGGAAGGTGTTCCGTTCCCTACTATCATAGAGGCATTGCTTATGCTACTTGCATTTGAATTATTGAGAGAAGGAGGGGTGAGGCTTCCAGCTCCAATTGGTTCAACTATAGGCTTTGTTGGTGCTATTATATTAGGACAAGCAGCTGTAGATGCAAGATTTGTTAGTGCACCTATCGTAATAGTTACAGCCCTTACTGGTATTACCAATTTTTTAATTCCTAAAATGATTGGACCTATGATTGTTATTCGAACAATATTTTTATTTCTTTCAGCATTTTTGGGATTATATGGTTATATATTTGGAATTATTGGCTTGTTTATTCACCTTATGGCGATAAGATCCTTTGGTATTCCTTATATGACTAATATTGGATCTGTGAAAATGCAGGATATAAAGGATACTGCTATTAGAGCTCCGTGGTGGTATATGTATTACCGTCCAAAGCTCATCGGTGGGAAAAATCCTATTAGAAAAAAAGATTCTCAAATTCCAGAAAAGAGGTAA
- a CDS encoding 4Fe-4S dicluster domain-containing protein: MRKFESNVQLIKYEVLREVARFAMEGTLEENYEKIPEMIIPGPKPRTRCCIYKERAIMVDRVKLAMGGDRSNPNIIEVLDIACDECPINRFTITEACRGCLAHRCSEACPVGAIFHVGQRAYINQEKCIECGRCRDACQYNAVSDVLRPCREACPTKALTIDPNNRKAVIDNEKCIQCGACVIQCPFGAIMDKSYIVDVIDLLNTREENNINVYAVIAPAIASQFTEANIGQVVTAIKKLGFHDVVEAALGADIVTLHEAHEFKDTIEDKKVMTSSCCPAFVSYIKKCYPEFVDNISTSVSPMIAISRLIKNIDPCAKVVFIGPCMAKKAEMQEEDIKGSTDYVLTFEELCAMIDAAGIEIEKCEEDVLNNASFFGRIFARTGGLTEAIKHVIEEENICVDFKPISCDGIAECDKALKIAKVGRLQGNFIEGMACKGGCIGGAASLHHGPKDKKEVDNYGKLAIEKGVKDAIRIFDIDKIDLHRKHKK, translated from the coding sequence ATGAGAAAATTTGAAAGTAATGTACAGTTGATAAAATATGAAGTATTAAGAGAAGTAGCTAGATTTGCTATGGAAGGAACTCTTGAGGAAAATTATGAAAAAATTCCAGAGATGATTATTCCAGGACCAAAACCGAGAACAAGATGTTGTATATATAAAGAAAGAGCTATTATGGTAGATCGAGTAAAGCTTGCAATGGGAGGAGATAGGAGCAATCCTAATATTATAGAAGTTTTAGATATTGCATGTGATGAATGTCCTATTAATCGTTTTACAATTACAGAAGCTTGCAGAGGATGTCTTGCCCATAGATGTTCAGAGGCTTGCCCTGTTGGTGCAATTTTTCATGTTGGACAAAGGGCTTATATAAACCAAGAGAAATGCATAGAATGTGGAAGATGTAGAGATGCTTGTCAATATAATGCAGTTTCTGATGTATTAAGACCTTGTAGAGAAGCTTGCCCTACAAAAGCATTAACTATTGATCCAAATAATAGAAAAGCTGTTATTGATAATGAAAAATGTATACAATGTGGTGCATGTGTTATTCAATGTCCTTTTGGTGCTATTATGGATAAATCATATATTGTAGATGTTATTGATTTGTTAAATACAAGGGAAGAAAATAATATTAATGTATATGCAGTAATTGCACCTGCTATTGCAAGTCAATTTACAGAAGCTAATATAGGGCAGGTGGTAACAGCAATAAAAAAATTAGGATTTCATGATGTAGTAGAAGCAGCTTTAGGTGCAGATATTGTTACCCTTCATGAAGCTCATGAGTTTAAAGATACAATAGAAGATAAAAAAGTAATGACAAGTTCATGCTGTCCAGCTTTTGTCTCTTATATTAAAAAGTGTTATCCTGAATTTGTAGATAATATATCTACTTCTGTTTCACCGATGATTGCAATATCAAGACTTATTAAAAATATTGATCCTTGTGCAAAAGTAGTATTTATTGGACCATGTATGGCAAAAAAAGCAGAAATGCAAGAGGAAGATATTAAGGGGAGTACAGATTATGTCCTTACCTTTGAAGAGTTATGTGCAATGATTGATGCGGCAGGTATTGAAATTGAGAAATGTGAAGAAGATGTTTTAAATAATGCATCCTTTTTTGGAAGAATATTTGCAAGAACTGGAGGACTTACAGAAGCTATTAAGCATGTAATCGAAGAAGAGAATATTTGTGTAGATTTTAAACCAATTTCTTGTGATGGGATTGCAGAGTGTGATAAAGCATTAAAAATAGCAAAAGTAGGCAGACTTCAAGGGAATTTCATTGAGGGAATGGCGTGCAAGGGAGGATGTATTGGAGGTGCAGCATCCTTGCATCATGGACCGAAAGATAAAAAAGAAGTAGATAACTATGGAAAACTTGCTATTGAGAAAGGTGTAAAGGATGCTATTAGAATATTTGATATAGATAAAATAGATTTACATCGAAAGCATAAAAAATAA
- a CDS encoding Ger(x)C family spore germination protein, translating into MKKIILIFIICMYIIIASGCWNYREINDVSIAVGTAVDYDKEKDEIILTTEVVYPMLIDGKTKMKTEIIKTKGKNIFEAIRNMIPLTGKKVFWAHAKVIIISEEVAKNDKILISLVDFVKRDAEFRDDIWMILSKEKTAGEILKTDAMIQNIVSFQLEEILKNERGIEKYHAVPLWKFVDDLETEGIDPTLPTVKITPYKDKKIIQMHGTGIFKASKLVGWLDGNDSKCFLFIMDKIKGGVIIVEEKTPKEPVRVALEIFKNKTKTKSTYENGEITINININTTVNINELENQIDFINERGRSMVKKDAEKLIENKIKSIIKKVQKEYDSDIFGFGSIIEREHPKLWKEIKDDWDKIFKDLKIEVKAEVNIRGSALRSKPIKVGS; encoded by the coding sequence ATGAAAAAAATAATCCTTATTTTTATCATATGCATGTATATAATCATTGCTTCAGGCTGCTGGAATTATAGGGAGATTAATGATGTTTCTATAGCAGTAGGTACAGCAGTAGATTATGATAAAGAAAAGGATGAGATTATTTTAACAACAGAAGTTGTATATCCTATGCTAATTGATGGAAAAACCAAAATGAAAACTGAAATTATTAAAACAAAAGGGAAAAATATATTTGAAGCCATTAGGAATATGATTCCTTTAACAGGGAAAAAAGTATTTTGGGCTCATGCAAAGGTTATTATTATTAGTGAGGAGGTAGCAAAGAATGATAAAATCCTTATAAGCTTAGTAGATTTTGTAAAAAGGGATGCTGAGTTTAGGGATGATATATGGATGATATTGTCAAAAGAGAAAACTGCTGGAGAAATTTTAAAAACAGATGCAATGATACAGAATATAGTTTCTTTTCAACTAGAAGAAATTTTAAAAAATGAGAGAGGGATAGAAAAATATCATGCTGTTCCATTATGGAAGTTTGTAGATGATTTAGAGACAGAAGGTATTGATCCTACTCTTCCTACAGTAAAAATAACACCCTATAAAGACAAAAAGATTATTCAAATGCATGGAACAGGTATTTTTAAAGCTTCAAAGCTAGTAGGATGGCTCGATGGAAATGATTCAAAGTGTTTTCTGTTCATCATGGATAAAATAAAGGGAGGAGTTATTATTGTAGAAGAAAAAACACCTAAAGAACCAGTAAGAGTAGCATTAGAAATATTTAAAAACAAGACAAAGACGAAGTCTACATATGAAAATGGAGAAATAACTATAAATATTAATATAAATACAACTGTGAATATAAACGAATTGGAAAATCAGATAGATTTCATAAATGAAAGAGGAAGGAGTATGGTAAAGAAAGATGCTGAAAAATTAATAGAAAATAAAATAAAAAGCATTATAAAGAAGGTCCAAAAAGAATATGATAGTGATATTTTTGGATTTGGTTCTATTATTGAGAGAGAGCATCCAAAGCTTTGGAAAGAGATAAAGGATGATTGGGATAAAATATTTAAGGATTTAAAGATAGAAGTAAAAGCAGAAGTAAATATTAGAGGAAGTGCATTAAGATCAAAGCCAATTAAGGTGGGAAGTTGA
- a CDS encoding SpoIIE family protein phosphatase — protein sequence MTYFIDVAFDSLNKYGEELCGDKVEIIRTEDSMIIVLADGLGSGVKANILATLTSKIAATMLMEGASIDETVDTIMNTLPVCSVRKIAYSTFTIIKINNDGEVYAVEYDNPPLFLIREDAYINIEKRSIPMNERFIKESNFTLRPGDTLTVVSDGVIHAGVGAILNLGWQWDNVKDHLTRISGKEKCAKNVTKNLIEVCQSLYDNKPGDDTTVVTVKFRKGEEIDMFTGPPKDKNDDPYVVKKFMQGEGKKVVCGGTAANIVARELKEELVVNMDFYDKDIPPTANIKGIDLVTEGVLTLCKVVEKIKKYINTSETNVAYRPKDKDGASRLTKMLIEDCTHLNLWVGRAVNPAHQNTGFPLDLTIKLKVVDELIELMEKLGKKVKVTYI from the coding sequence GTGACCTATTTTATAGATGTTGCCTTTGATAGCTTAAATAAATATGGAGAAGAGCTATGTGGAGATAAGGTAGAAATTATCAGAACAGAGGATAGTATGATTATTGTACTAGCAGATGGATTAGGAAGCGGTGTAAAAGCAAATATATTAGCAACTTTAACTTCAAAAATAGCTGCAACGATGTTAATGGAAGGGGCTAGTATTGATGAGACAGTAGATACTATTATGAATACTTTGCCTGTATGTAGTGTAAGAAAAATTGCTTATTCAACTTTTACAATCATAAAGATTAATAATGATGGAGAAGTATATGCTGTTGAATATGATAATCCACCCTTATTTCTTATAAGAGAAGATGCGTATATTAATATAGAAAAAAGAAGTATTCCAATGAATGAAAGATTCATTAAAGAAAGCAATTTTACATTAAGACCTGGAGATACGCTAACTGTAGTAAGTGATGGAGTGATTCATGCAGGAGTAGGTGCAATACTGAATTTAGGCTGGCAATGGGATAATGTAAAAGATCATTTGACTAGGATTTCAGGAAAGGAAAAATGTGCAAAAAATGTTACTAAAAATTTGATAGAAGTATGTCAAAGCCTATATGATAATAAGCCGGGAGATGATACTACTGTAGTTACGGTAAAATTCCGAAAAGGTGAGGAAATAGACATGTTTACAGGGCCACCTAAAGATAAGAATGATGATCCGTATGTTGTTAAAAAGTTTATGCAAGGAGAAGGAAAGAAGGTAGTTTGTGGAGGAACTGCTGCAAATATTGTGGCAAGAGAATTGAAAGAAGAGCTAGTTGTAAATATGGATTTTTATGATAAGGATATTCCTCCTACAGCTAACATCAAAGGCATAGACCTTGTTACAGAAGGAGTTTTAACGCTATGTAAGGTTGTAGAAAAAATAAAAAAATATATTAATACATCTGAAACAAATGTTGCATATAGACCAAAGGATAAGGATGGTGCATCAAGATTAACAAAAATGCTTATTGAAGATTGTACGCATCTAAATTTATGGGTTGGGAGGGCAGTAAATCCTGCTCACCAAAATACGGGTTTTCCACTTGATTTAACCATAAAATTGAAGGTAGTAGATGAGTTAATTGAACTTATGGAAAAGTTAGGGAAAAAAGTAAAGGTAACATATATATAG